The following proteins are encoded in a genomic region of Labeo rohita strain BAU-BD-2019 chromosome 5, IGBB_LRoh.1.0, whole genome shotgun sequence:
- the LOC127165897 gene encoding C-X-C chemokine receptor type 2-like yields MEYLNISNSSLFAHTSDVASSTVLGLCCVLGVPGNIAVLVMLIQHLKEDSFTPKLMLSLAVSDLLSLIFLPVWIYALLNGWIFGQGLCKFFSYVVYWSLYSTVLSVTLLSLQRYLQVLYPQRWAKLGQKGQNGLIFAIWTSSGVLASYALYYRNAKKKYGRLRCYQDYTNKEEQIVVLLVETLVMFVVPLFSLLYFYCRLHQRINQSAFFRSHRLKKLVIRIVVAFFIFSTPCMINNLVLMAMPLKSAASNNVTGALFFINSCVNPFLYAFSARTLRCKRKQHSDQPQQNQNETQ; encoded by the coding sequence ATGGAGTACCTGAACATTTCTAACAGCTCTCTGTTTGCCCATACCTCAGATGTAGCATCCAGCACTGTTCTGGGATTGTGCTGTGTGCTGGGTGTACCAGGTAATATAGCGGTGCTGGTCATGCTCATCCAACATTTAAAGGAGGACAGTTTTACCCCAAAACTGATGCTGAGTCTGGCTGTCTCGGATCTACTGAGTCTGATTTTTCTGCCTGTGTGGATCTATGCCCTCCTGAATGGCTGGATTTTTGGCCAAGGTCTGTGTAAGTTCTTTTCCTATGTGGTGTACTGGAGCCTCTACAGTACTGTGCTTTCTGTCACCTTGTTGAGTTTGCAAAGGTACCTGCAGGTGCTGTATCCACAGCGCTGGGCAAAACTTGGACAAAAGGGCCAAAATGGGCTGATTTTTGCAATATGGACATCCAGTGGAGTTTTGGCTTCTTATGCTCTTTATTACCGAAACGCGAAAAAGAAGTATGGGCGTTTACGCTGTTATCAGGATTATACGAATAAAGAAGAACAAATTGTTGTCTTACTTGTCGAGACTCTAGTAATGTTTGTTGTGCCTCTCTTCAGTCTGTTGTACTTCTACTGTCGACTTCATCAACGGATAAATCAGTCAGCTTTCTTCAGAAGCCACAGGCTGAAAAAACTGGTCATCAGAATTGTAGTGGCCTTCTTCATATTCAGCACCCCCTGTATGATCAACAACTTGGTCTTAATGGCAATGCCACTCAAATCGGCTGCCAGCAACAATGTAACCGGAGCTCTTTTCTTTATCAACAGTTGTGTGAACCCCTTTCTTTACGCCTTCTCAGCTCGAACGCTGCGATGCAAAAGAAAACAGCATTCAGACCAACCCCAACAAAATCAGAATGAAACTcagtaa